The following are encoded together in the Streptococcus oralis genome:
- a CDS encoding AraC family transcriptional regulator, with the protein MADRSRFLRDNPSDFPYDFEKQILSKTSPDTIYHCHPELEIIYVTKGSAIVHINSERFESRKGDIFLIQPTSLHAIYSHKDQELFSTSFRIHLDYLGRSQIDSFSQRYIQPLHSGHFCLTPQISPGDKAYDQIQSCLLSLFSILEEKGIYYDLLIKSKLYELLHLLFKYRYVHRHYTDDTYQKYQKLKEVICYLEQHYSEPIHIEQLAATFGYSKNHFMSIFKQHTGASCMDYLLQLRLEKSCEKLVQTNLSIQEIASQVGFTNLSNFNRQFKQHYYLTPRQYRNQQLKKKT; encoded by the coding sequence ATGGCAGACCGTTCACGTTTCTTACGAGATAACCCATCTGACTTCCCATATGATTTTGAAAAACAAATCTTATCCAAAACATCTCCTGACACAATCTATCATTGTCATCCTGAGCTAGAGATTATTTATGTTACAAAGGGTTCTGCCATCGTTCATATCAACTCAGAACGCTTTGAAAGTCGTAAAGGAGATATTTTTCTTATCCAACCGACCTCTCTCCATGCTATCTATTCTCACAAAGATCAAGAACTATTTTCTACCAGCTTTCGAATTCATCTAGATTATCTTGGTAGAAGTCAAATTGACAGCTTTAGCCAACGCTATATCCAACCCCTCCACTCTGGTCACTTTTGCCTCACTCCTCAAATATCACCAGGCGATAAGGCCTATGATCAAATTCAATCCTGCCTTCTTTCCCTCTTTTCTATCCTTGAAGAAAAAGGCATATACTACGACCTACTCATAAAATCTAAACTATACGAATTGCTTCATCTTCTCTTTAAGTATAGATACGTCCATCGACACTATACAGATGATACCTACCAAAAATACCAAAAACTAAAAGAAGTGATTTGCTACCTTGAACAGCATTACTCAGAACCCATTCATATTGAGCAACTGGCTGCAACATTTGGATATAGTAAAAATCACTTTATGAGTATTTTCAAGCAACATACTGGAGCCAGTTGTATGGACTACCTGCTCCAGTTACGTCTTGAGAAATCCTGTGAGAAACTCGTCCAAACCAACCTCAGCATTCAAGAAATTGCAAGCCAGGTCGGTTTCACCAACCTTTCAAACTTCAACCGTCAATTTAAGCAGCACTATTACCTAACACCTAGACAGTATCGAAATCAACAACTAAAAAAGAAAACATAA
- a CDS encoding DUF3021 domain-containing protein yields the protein MKRLIAYFVSGMRTASFVYLSLVLLAQFYSGITYPAPTTKNILALFLMSGIMGVLTLILERLEFLAYSMRVGVHLLATATILVLTYLFFGWGSALLSPLLWFFFLLIYGLIWLYQIWQTHKLTQRINQALEDKRKKTNH from the coding sequence ATGAAGCGATTGATTGCTTATTTTGTATCGGGAATGCGTACGGCCTCCTTTGTTTATTTGAGTTTGGTGTTATTGGCTCAGTTTTATTCAGGTATTACCTATCCCGCACCAACGACAAAAAATATTCTAGCTTTGTTTTTGATGAGTGGAATTATGGGTGTATTGACCTTAATCCTTGAAAGGCTAGAGTTTCTTGCTTATAGTATGCGTGTGGGAGTTCATTTGTTAGCGACAGCTACTATTTTAGTATTGACCTATTTATTTTTTGGCTGGGGTTCAGCATTGTTGAGTCCCTTGCTTTGGTTCTTTTTCTTATTAATTTATGGACTGATATGGTTGTACCAGATCTGGCAAACTCACAAGCTCACTCAACGAATTAATCAAGCCTTAGAAGATAAAAGAAAGAAAACGAATCACTAA
- a CDS encoding NADPH-dependent FMN reductase — MKLVAIVGTNSDRSTNLKLLKFMQKHFSDKADIEVLEIKQLPAFNEPEDKQAPAEVQAFSEKILAADGVIISTPEYDHTIPAPLASALEWIAYTSRALINKPTMIVGASLGLLGTSRAQAHLRQILDAPELKARVMPGTEFFLGHSEQVLDDECHLNNPEKVAELEEHFSEFQNFVELTKALVKPEDTNRKKSFIWEEWLKA; from the coding sequence ATGAAACTAGTTGCTATCGTTGGAACCAATTCAGATCGCTCAACCAATCTGAAACTCTTGAAATTTATGCAAAAGCACTTTTCGGATAAAGCCGACATTGAGGTATTGGAAATCAAACAATTGCCAGCATTTAACGAACCTGAGGACAAGCAAGCACCAGCTGAAGTTCAAGCTTTTTCAGAAAAAATTCTTGCCGCAGATGGTGTGATTATTTCAACACCTGAGTACGACCACACGATACCAGCACCTTTGGCCTCTGCTTTGGAGTGGATTGCTTATACCAGTCGTGCCTTAATCAATAAACCAACTATGATTGTTGGTGCTTCTCTTGGCTTGCTAGGAACATCTAGAGCGCAGGCACATTTACGTCAGATTTTAGATGCGCCGGAGCTTAAAGCGAGAGTTATGCCTGGTACAGAGTTCTTTCTAGGTCATTCTGAGCAAGTCCTAGATGATGAGTGTCATTTGAACAATCCTGAAAAGGTTGCAGAACTAGAAGAACATTTTTCAGAGTTTCAAAATTTTGTTGAACTAACAAAGGCTTTAGTCAAACCAGAAGATACAAATCGTAAGAAATCTTTCATTTGGGAAGAATGGTTGAAAGCATAG
- a CDS encoding GNAT family N-acetyltransferase, giving the protein MMTIRKQEVVKLEDVLHLYQAVGWTNYTHQPQMLEKALSHSLAIYLALDGDAVVGLVRLVGDGFSSIFVQDLIVLPSYQRQGIGSDLMKEALGDYKDAYQVQLVTEQTEKNLGFYRSLGFETLSTYDCTGMIWVDRKR; this is encoded by the coding sequence ATGATGACTATTAGAAAGCAAGAAGTTGTTAAGTTAGAGGATGTTTTGCATCTCTATCAGGCAGTTGGATGGACAAATTATACACATCAACCTCAGATGTTGGAGAAAGCTCTGTCTCACTCACTAGCGATTTATTTGGCACTTGATGGTGATGCCGTGGTAGGCTTGGTCCGTTTGGTCGGAGATGGTTTTTCATCGATTTTTGTCCAGGATTTGATCGTTTTGCCTAGCTATCAGCGCCAAGGGATTGGTAGCGACTTGATGAAAGAGGCTTTAGGTGATTACAAAGATGCCTATCAAGTCCAACTAGTGACCGAACAGACAGAAAAAAACTTGGGATTCTATCGATCTCTGGGATTTGAAACCTTATCTACTTATGATTGTACAGGAATGATTTGGGTGGATCGAAAAAGATAA
- a CDS encoding L-lactate MFS transporter, with the protein MKETFNRWRILVASTAILLCTGAVYSFSVFAGPLSSSTGWSMSDIMLAFAINSAIGPIPMILGGYLVDKGYVKWTIALGALLFASGFYLTGYANSPAMLYLTYGLMAGLGQGFAYSGALSNSLRLFPDKRGLASGILTGGMGFAAVIASPVASNLIQQQDAFFAFRTIGLVYIVVIICAIFFIKAAPSGYQPAGWKAPIPTKQGPTNKNWKQMLQSPLFYIIISMFFVGAFSGLMIASQASPIGQSMFGLSAGTAALYVSLYSIANSSGRFIWGSLSDKIGRSKTLLIIYSVIVLALFSLTIVPGQFGFTLGIIGLGICFGGVMGVFPSIVMENYGPANQGVNYGIVFTGYSLAAFFAPKVAVQMAMANNGNYSVAFYVAIALAFIGLMLTIFYMKKKA; encoded by the coding sequence ATGAAAGAGACATTCAATCGTTGGCGGATTTTAGTCGCGTCCACAGCCATTCTTCTTTGCACAGGTGCCGTCTATTCCTTTTCTGTTTTTGCCGGACCACTTAGCAGTTCAACAGGCTGGTCCATGTCTGATATTATGTTAGCATTTGCTATCAACTCTGCAATCGGCCCTATCCCCATGATTCTTGGAGGTTATTTAGTTGACAAAGGTTACGTAAAATGGACCATCGCCCTCGGTGCTCTTCTATTTGCTAGCGGATTTTACTTAACCGGCTATGCCAATTCACCAGCCATGCTTTATTTGACCTATGGATTAATGGCCGGGCTTGGTCAAGGTTTTGCCTATTCAGGTGCCCTCTCCAATTCACTTCGCCTCTTCCCTGATAAACGTGGCTTAGCCTCTGGAATTCTGACAGGTGGCATGGGATTTGCCGCAGTCATCGCTTCTCCAGTCGCGAGCAATCTCATTCAACAACAAGATGCCTTCTTTGCTTTTCGTACAATTGGGCTAGTCTATATTGTTGTTATCATCTGTGCAATTTTCTTTATCAAGGCAGCTCCAAGTGGCTACCAACCAGCAGGCTGGAAAGCTCCTATCCCAACCAAACAAGGACCTACTAATAAGAACTGGAAACAAATGCTACAAAGTCCTCTGTTTTACATTATCATTAGCATGTTCTTTGTTGGCGCCTTTTCTGGTTTGATGATTGCCTCTCAAGCATCACCAATCGGTCAATCAATGTTTGGACTCTCTGCAGGCACTGCAGCTCTCTATGTCTCTCTTTATTCAATCGCAAACTCTAGTGGTCGTTTTATCTGGGGATCACTTTCTGATAAAATCGGCCGTTCAAAGACCTTATTGATTATCTATTCTGTCATTGTCCTAGCTTTATTCTCCCTAACTATCGTTCCTGGTCAATTCGGGTTTACCTTAGGAATTATTGGGCTTGGTATCTGCTTTGGTGGTGTTATGGGGGTCTTCCCATCTATCGTCATGGAAAATTACGGTCCTGCAAATCAAGGGGTCAACTACGGTATCGTCTTCACTGGATATTCTTTAGCAGCATTTTTCGCTCCCAAGGTCGCTGTTCAAATGGCAATGGCTAATAATGGAAATTATAGTGTAGCTTTTTATGTGGCTATTGCTTTGGCCTTCATTGGACTTATGCTTACTATTTTTTATATGAAAAAGAAAGCTTAA
- a CDS encoding flavocytochrome c produces the protein MKLVAIVGTNAKKSYNRNLLQFMKRHFAQKTDIEILEITDVPMFNETDDQTDTPIIQKFNQAISEADGVIISTPEHNHTIPSSLNSLLEWLSFNIHPLDGKPTMIVGASYDIQGSSRAQLHLRQILDAPGVNATVMPGSEFLLGRAHRAFDDNGDLIDERTVDFLDSCFYRFLRFVSVANQLNLPEEVRFEPGTYHVTTEGHNGKLPMDVTVSEDRIEKIEIDSSGESSGIADVVFTRIPAEIIEGQTLNVDAVSGASVTSNGVLDGVARAVKQAGANPDVLRKRSKAPSALDKEDKTYQADVVIVGGGGAGLAAAAAVLQAGKKPIVVEKFPAIGGNTVRAGGPMNAPDPAWQGTFAAHPGEAHTLQELIATDESTIDPEYLEDFRALKVEVEQYLQDPSYLFDSTLLYRIQTYIGGKRKDLQGNEIHGQYDLVSVLTERALESVRWLEDIGVEFVRSEVTMPVGALWRRGHKPVQPMGYAFISVLQKNVLEHGGKILTDSPVKELLVKDGAVKGVRAEGRNGQTIIVNSDAVVLASGGFGANTKMLQKYNTYWTEIADDIATSNTPAVTGDGILLGQSVGTDLVGMGFSQMMPVSDPVTGALFSGLQVPPANFIMVNTEGKRFVDEYGSRDKLSQAAIDNGGLFYLIADERIKETAYNTSQEKIDAQVKAGTLYRADTIEELAVQIGVDPQVLVETIKNYNSYVDAGFDPEFNKGSFDLKCEVAPFYATPRKPAVHHTMGGLKIDTSTHVLNENGQIIPGLYAAGEVAGGLHAGNRLGGNSLTDIFTFGRIAGQTAVKENC, from the coding sequence ATGAAATTAGTAGCTATTGTTGGGACTAATGCAAAAAAATCCTATAATCGCAACCTGTTGCAATTTATGAAAAGACATTTTGCTCAGAAAACGGATATTGAGATTTTAGAAATAACAGATGTACCAATGTTCAATGAAACAGATGATCAAACAGATACACCTATTATTCAGAAGTTTAATCAAGCTATTTCAGAAGCTGATGGTGTCATTATCTCGACACCCGAGCACAATCATACGATTCCATCAAGTTTGAATAGCTTGCTCGAGTGGTTGTCTTTTAACATTCATCCACTAGACGGAAAGCCGACAATGATTGTCGGAGCTTCTTACGATATTCAAGGTTCCTCACGTGCCCAACTTCATCTTCGTCAGATTTTGGATGCTCCTGGGGTAAATGCAACAGTTATGCCAGGTAGTGAGTTTTTACTTGGTCGAGCGCATCGAGCGTTTGATGACAATGGAGATTTGATTGATGAGCGAACCGTTGATTTCCTAGATAGTTGTTTTTATCGCTTCCTTCGCTTTGTATCCGTCGCAAACCAACTAAATCTTCCTGAAGAAGTCCGCTTTGAACCGGGGACTTACCATGTTACAACTGAAGGTCATAATGGTAAATTACCGATGGATGTAACGGTTTCTGAGGACCGTATTGAAAAAATTGAAATCGATTCTTCTGGAGAATCTTCAGGAATCGCAGATGTCGTCTTTACCCGTATTCCAGCAGAAATCATTGAGGGACAAACCTTAAATGTTGATGCGGTGTCAGGAGCTTCTGTGACTTCAAATGGTGTTTTAGATGGAGTTGCGCGTGCAGTCAAACAAGCCGGTGCAAATCCAGATGTTTTACGGAAGCGTTCAAAAGCGCCATCTGCCCTAGATAAAGAAGATAAAACCTATCAGGCAGACGTTGTCATCGTCGGAGGCGGAGGAGCTGGATTAGCTGCAGCGGCTGCAGTCTTACAAGCTGGTAAGAAGCCAATTGTTGTTGAGAAATTTCCTGCAATTGGAGGAAATACTGTTCGTGCAGGTGGTCCAATGAATGCACCAGATCCAGCATGGCAAGGAACCTTCGCAGCTCATCCAGGTGAGGCTCATACGCTTCAAGAATTGATTGCGACAGATGAATCAACGATTGATCCAGAATATCTAGAGGACTTTAGAGCCTTGAAAGTTGAGGTTGAGCAGTATTTGCAGGACCCGAGCTATTTGTTTGACTCTACCTTACTTTACCGTATCCAAACCTATATCGGTGGGAAACGAAAAGATTTACAAGGAAATGAAATTCATGGGCAATACGATTTGGTTTCTGTATTAACCGAACGAGCCCTAGAGTCTGTTCGTTGGTTGGAAGACATCGGCGTTGAATTTGTTCGTAGTGAAGTGACAATGCCAGTTGGAGCCCTTTGGCGTCGTGGCCATAAGCCGGTTCAACCAATGGGGTATGCCTTTATATCTGTCCTACAAAAAAATGTTCTAGAGCATGGTGGCAAAATCTTGACTGACTCTCCAGTTAAAGAATTGCTTGTAAAAGACGGGGCTGTCAAGGGTGTCAGAGCAGAAGGTCGAAACGGTCAAACCATCATTGTCAATTCAGATGCCGTTGTTCTAGCTTCTGGAGGATTTGGTGCCAATACAAAGATGCTACAAAAATACAATACCTACTGGACTGAAATTGCAGATGATATCGCTACATCTAATACACCAGCTGTAACAGGAGATGGTATTCTTTTAGGGCAAAGTGTAGGTACAGATTTGGTGGGTATGGGCTTTAGTCAAATGATGCCAGTATCTGATCCAGTGACAGGAGCTCTTTTCTCAGGACTTCAAGTTCCTCCAGCAAACTTCATCATGGTAAATACTGAAGGGAAGCGCTTTGTAGATGAGTACGGTAGCCGAGACAAGCTATCTCAAGCGGCGATTGATAATGGAGGCTTGTTCTATCTAATCGCAGATGAACGTATCAAGGAAACTGCCTACAACACTAGCCAAGAAAAAATCGATGCCCAAGTCAAAGCAGGCACTCTCTACCGTGCAGATACGATAGAAGAGTTAGCGGTTCAGATTGGTGTAGATCCACAAGTTCTAGTGGAAACGATTAAGAATTACAATTCCTATGTAGATGCAGGTTTTGATCCTGAATTTAATAAAGGTAGTTTTGATCTCAAGTGTGAGGTTGCGCCATTTTACGCAACACCGAGAAAACCGGCCGTTCACCATACAATGGGTGGACTCAAGATTGATACTTCAACACACGTTTTGAATGAAAACGGTCAGATTATCCCTGGTTTGTATGCTGCCGGAGAAGTCGCAGGTGGACTCCATGCAGGTAACCGTCTAGGAGGAAATTCGCTTACGGATATCTTTACTTTTGGACGTATTGCAGGTCAAACAGCTGTTAAAGAAAATTGTTAG
- a CDS encoding GNAT family N-acetyltransferase, which produces MPVNEYGQIIGESMEGYTPGELPSIDFLEGRYAQIEALSVEKHAEDLLAVYGPDTPREMWTYLFQEPVADMEELVTVLNQMLARKDRFYYAIIDKETGKALGTFSLMRIDQNNRVIEVGAVTFSPALKGTRIGTEAQYLLARYVFEELNYRRYEWKCDALNLPSRRAAERLGFVYEGTFRQAVVYKGRTRDTDWLSMIDKDWPQVKARLETWLAPENFDKNGRQYKSLREF; this is translated from the coding sequence ATGCCAGTAAATGAATATGGTCAGATAATTGGTGAGTCAATGGAAGGTTATACACCAGGTGAATTGCCTTCCATTGATTTCTTAGAAGGGCGCTACGCTCAGATAGAGGCTCTTTCAGTGGAAAAGCATGCGGAGGATCTGCTAGCTGTTTATGGTCCTGATACGCCTCGTGAGATGTGGACCTACCTTTTTCAGGAACCAGTGGCAGATATGGAGGAACTGGTTACCGTCTTAAATCAGATGTTGGCTCGTAAGGACCGTTTTTACTATGCGATTATAGATAAGGAAACTGGTAAGGCTTTGGGAACTTTTTCACTCATGCGCATTGATCAGAATAACCGAGTAATAGAAGTGGGTGCTGTCACTTTTTCTCCTGCTCTTAAGGGTACGAGGATAGGGACGGAGGCTCAATATCTCCTAGCTCGCTATGTTTTTGAGGAGCTTAACTATCGTCGATATGAGTGGAAATGCGATGCTCTAAATCTGCCATCAAGACGAGCTGCGGAACGTTTGGGCTTTGTCTATGAAGGGACCTTCCGCCAGGCAGTCGTTTATAAGGGGCGCACGAGGGATACGGATTGGCTCTCTATGATTGATAAGGACTGGCCTCAAGTCAAAGCTCGTTTAGAAACATGGTTAGCTCCTGAAAATTTTGATAAAAATGGACGGCAGTACAAGAGCTTAAGAGAATTCTGA